The Treponema succinifaciens DSM 2489 region TTACAGATTTTCCTTCTGCAACCATGCGGTTTATAATGCAGTAAATCTCGTACTTTGCGCCAACATCAATTCCGCGTGTCGGCTCGTCAAGAATCAGAATATCCGGATCCGCAAAAAGCCATTTTCCAAGAAGAACTTTCTGCATGTTCCCGCCTGAAAGATTTCCTACAGCTTCGTCTACAGTTGCGCATTTTGTCCTCATTTCTTTTGATGAATCCTGGGCAACGCGCCTGCATTCGTCAAAGTTGTAGATTCCGTGCTTAGAAACTTTTTCCGGCCTTGCTGAAACTGTGTTCTGCGTGATTGTTTGTGAAAGAATAAGCCCGTTGCCTTTGCGGTCTTCTGTAACATAGGCAATCTTGTGGCTGATTGCTGACTTTACATTCGGAAGCTCAATTTCTTTTCCGTTAAGAAAAATCTGTCCGGAAATATTCGCGCCATAGGAATGTCCAAAAATGCTCATTGCAAGTTCTGTGCGGCCGGCTCCCATAAGCCCCGAAATTCCAAGAACTTCGCCTTTACGCAAATTGAAATTCACGTTGTCGCAAACCTTGATTCCGTCGAAAACAGGATGGTCAACGCACCAGTTCTTGACTTCAAAGCAGACATCTCCGACTTTTGAAGCGCGCTTAGGAAATCTATCTGTAATATCACGGCCAACCATCGCCGCAATAATTGTATTCTCTGAAAAATCGTCTTTGCTCTTGTCGAGCGTTTTTATTACAGCGCCATCTCGGATAACTGTAATTTTGTCAGCAACATAAGAAATTTCATTCAGCTTGTGGGAAATAATAATTGAAGTCATTCCCTGTTTTTTAAATTCAAGGAGCAAATCCAAAAGATGCTTGGATTCATTTTCATTCAAGGAGGCGGTTGGCTCGTCCAAAATCAAAAGCCGAACTTTTTTTCCAAGCGCCTTGGCAATTTCTACAAGCTGCTGCTTGCCAACGCCAATGTCCTTTATAAGTGTATGTGATGATTCTTTAAGACCAACTTCCGCAAGAAGGGAATCAGCCTTATCGAATGTTTCTGCCCAGTCAACCTTGAATTTTGAGCCGCGCTCATTTCCAAGGAACATATTTTCCGCAATCGTCAGAAGAGGAACAAGAGCCAGCTCCTGATGAATAATTACAATGCCCAGCGATTCACTGTCTTTTATTGTCTGGAATTTGCAGAGTTTGCCGTCATAGATAATATCGCCGGAATAAGAGCCGTATCCGTAAATGCCGCTTAAAACATTCATAAGAGTAGACTTTCCAGCTCCGTTTTCGCCGCAGAGAGCATGAATCTCGCCTTCTTCCACAGAAAGCGTAACGTTGTTCAGAGCTTTGACGCCAGGAAACTCTTTTGTAATATTCCGCATTTCCAATAATGCCTTTGCCATTGGAATCTCCTATTTTAAGCCGATTATAAACTTCTAAAAAAGACGGGGCTTTTGACCCCGCCTTGACCATTTTAGTTTTTACTATTTAAGCTGAGCTTCTGTGTAATAATCCAGAATCAACAAGGAGAGCCTTGTAGTTTGAAACATCAGCATAAACTGGATCACAAAGGTATGAAGGAACGATTCCTTTTCCATTGTCATAAGTCTTTGTGTCGTTGATTTCTGGTTTTGTTCCCTGAAGAAGAGCGTCAACCATTCCTACAACTTTTTCTGCCAAAGTGCGTGTGTCTTTGAAAACAGACATTGCCTGTGTTCCCTTGAGCATGTTCTTTACAGAACCAATGTCGCAGTCCTGTCCAGTAACGATTGGGAAGTTTGCCTTTGTGTAGCCAGCTGCAACAAGAGCATTTGTAATTCCCATTGCAACAGAGTCGTTTGAAGAATAGACAGCGTCAAGTTTTGTTCCGCGTGGACCGTATCCGTTTGAAGTGATAAGGTTTTCCATGCGTTTCTGACCTTCTTCTGTAGACCAGTTCAAAGTTGCACACTGTGCTTTTGAAGTCTGTCCTGAACGGCAAACAAGAACTCCGCTGTCAAGGTAAGGCTTGAGTGTGTCCATTGCTCCGCCGAAGAAGAAGTTGATGTTGTTGTCATCTGGAGATCCTGTGAAGAATTCAATGTAAGCAGGGTCAGATTTTGTGCGGTTCTTAAGATTCAGCTTGTCAACAAGATATTCACCCTGAATTGTTCCTACTTTGTAGTTGTCGAATGTTGCATAGTAAGAAACTGAATTTGTGTTCATAATCAAGCGGTCATAAGCAATAACCGGAATTCTCTTTTTCTTTGCACCGTCAAGCGCGTTTTTAAGAGCTGAACCATCAATAGAAGCAACAACAAGAACGTTGCATTTTCCAGTAATCATGTTTTCAATCTGGGAAACCTGAGTTGCAATGTCGTTGTTAGCATACTGCAAGTCAACAACATATCCTGCTTTTTCCAGCTGAGCCTTCATGTTTGCTCCGTCCTGGTTCCATCTCTGCAAGTCTTTTGTAGGCATAGAAACACCTACTTTTGTTCCTTTCTTTTTTGCTGCGAAACATGGAAGCACGAGCGCGCAAGCCAAAAGAACAGCGATAATTTTTTTCATAAGATAAACCTCCTTAAAAATGCATATCTTATTTTTTTAGTTAACAGAACTCCAAAAATGTTCCGTTACGTTCTAGATTGATTAAAGTATACAATATGAAACGTTTTCTGAATTCCCAATTTTCTTGATTATTTTGTTAATTTATGTGATTTTTTGAATAAATCTATAAAAAACGAAAGAAGAACATTAGGATTTTTTTGT contains the following coding sequences:
- the mmsA gene encoding multiple monosaccharide ABC transporter ATP-binding protein, whose protein sequence is MAKALLEMRNITKEFPGVKALNNVTLSVEEGEIHALCGENGAGKSTLMNVLSGIYGYGSYSGDIIYDGKLCKFQTIKDSESLGIVIIHQELALVPLLTIAENMFLGNERGSKFKVDWAETFDKADSLLAEVGLKESSHTLIKDIGVGKQQLVEIAKALGKKVRLLILDEPTASLNENESKHLLDLLLEFKKQGMTSIIISHKLNEISYVADKITVIRDGAVIKTLDKSKDDFSENTIIAAMVGRDITDRFPKRASKVGDVCFEVKNWCVDHPVFDGIKVCDNVNFNLRKGEVLGISGLMGAGRTELAMSIFGHSYGANISGQIFLNGKEIELPNVKSAISHKIAYVTEDRKGNGLILSQTITQNTVSARPEKVSKHGIYNFDECRRVAQDSSKEMRTKCATVDEAVGNLSGGNMQKVLLGKWLFADPDILILDEPTRGIDVGAKYEIYCIINRMVAEGKSVILISSEMPEVLGMSDRIYVMNEGRMIAEMNAKDASQEKIMSCIISSENK
- the chvE gene encoding multiple monosaccharide ABC transporter substrate-binding protein, which produces MKKIIAVLLACALVLPCFAAKKKGTKVGVSMPTKDLQRWNQDGANMKAQLEKAGYVVDLQYANNDIATQVSQIENMITGKCNVLVVASIDGSALKNALDGAKKKRIPVIAYDRLIMNTNSVSYYATFDNYKVGTIQGEYLVDKLNLKNRTKSDPAYIEFFTGSPDDNNINFFFGGAMDTLKPYLDSGVLVCRSGQTSKAQCATLNWSTEEGQKRMENLITSNGYGPRGTKLDAVYSSNDSVAMGITNALVAAGYTKANFPIVTGQDCDIGSVKNMLKGTQAMSVFKDTRTLAEKVVGMVDALLQGTKPEINDTKTYDNGKGIVPSYLCDPVYADVSNYKALLVDSGLLHRSSA